The Niallia alba genome includes a window with the following:
- a CDS encoding transcription repressor NadR, producing the protein MTESKKMLGEERRAYILSLLKENNRPYTGSELSKLTNVSRQIIVGDITLLKAKNEPILATSQGYLYLQESKPMLYERIIACNHPPEKTEEELNILVDNGVTVKDVKIEHPVYGDLTASILVSNRKEVKQFMKKIKHTNAAYLSELTSGIHLHTITAHSIETLTEAEDALRKAHFLIEEEA; encoded by the coding sequence ATGACCGAATCAAAAAAAATGCTAGGTGAAGAAAGAAGGGCATATATTCTTTCATTACTAAAAGAAAATAATCGCCCTTATACTGGAAGTGAGCTTTCTAAATTGACAAATGTAAGCAGACAAATAATTGTGGGTGACATTACACTTCTAAAAGCAAAAAACGAACCGATATTAGCGACTAGTCAAGGCTACTTATACCTACAGGAATCAAAACCAATGCTTTATGAAAGAATTATCGCCTGTAATCATCCACCCGAAAAAACAGAAGAAGAATTAAATATTCTTGTTGATAATGGGGTAACTGTCAAAGATGTTAAAATTGAACATCCAGTCTATGGAGATCTAACAGCTTCTATTCTCGTTTCTAATCGAAAAGAAGTTAAACAGTTTATGAAGAAAATTAAGCATACAAACGCAGCTTATTTATCAGAATTAACTTCTGGTATCCATTTACATACCATTACAGCCCATTCTATCGAGACATTAACAGAAGCAGAAGATGCTTTACGAAAGGCCCATTTTTTAATCGAAGAAGAAGCGTAA
- a CDS encoding M23 family metallopeptidase yields the protein MGSRNDDVRKKIEKRRKERARIEKNNDNRVLWSDEEAGYDYNFADKEENYPTKIHPLFRKDLFMLKILGAAILFLAVAIIVDHPSTKLAKVENKIKQAMSKEFNFMVVSNWYEDQFGKPLAFLPEKKGQEQDTEQLQQYALSASGKVLEEFQQNGQRIAIETGTDTTVQSFNEGQITFIGEKEGFGKTVVIKHSDQSESWYGNLEEVDVKLYENIKKGTKVGNASRYEGDEALGLFFFAIKQNDDFIDPLQVIEIE from the coding sequence ATGGGGTCAAGAAATGATGATGTTAGAAAAAAAATCGAAAAAAGAAGAAAAGAACGGGCAAGAATAGAAAAAAATAATGATAACAGAGTGTTATGGTCTGATGAAGAGGCTGGCTATGACTACAATTTTGCTGATAAAGAGGAAAATTACCCAACAAAAATTCATCCTTTGTTTCGAAAAGATCTATTTATGTTGAAAATTTTAGGTGCGGCTATTCTTTTTCTAGCTGTCGCCATCATTGTAGATCATCCTTCTACAAAATTAGCAAAAGTCGAAAATAAGATTAAACAGGCAATGTCCAAAGAATTTAATTTTATGGTTGTTTCTAATTGGTATGAAGATCAATTTGGTAAACCACTAGCCTTTTTGCCAGAAAAGAAAGGACAAGAACAAGATACGGAGCAATTACAGCAATATGCTTTATCTGCCTCAGGGAAAGTTTTAGAGGAATTTCAACAAAATGGGCAAAGAATCGCAATAGAAACTGGAACGGATACAACTGTACAATCCTTTAATGAGGGTCAAATAACTTTCATAGGCGAAAAAGAGGGCTTTGGTAAAACGGTCGTAATAAAGCATAGTGATCAAAGCGAATCTTGGTATGGCAACTTAGAAGAGGTGGATGTAAAGTTATATGAAAATATTAAAAAAGGTACAAAAGTAGGAAATGCTTCAAGGTATGAAGGAGACGAAGCACTAGGTTTATTCTTTTTTGCTATCAAGCAAAATGATGACTTTATTGATCCTTTACAGGTGATTGAAATTGAATAG
- a CDS encoding ribosomal-processing cysteine protease Prp produces the protein MIEITIDKSNDGLIHAFTISGHALFANSGNDIVCAGVSAVSFGSINAVISLTGITPIIKQGKDGGFISCAIPENISEETRAKIQLLLEGMIVSLETIERDYGKYVTITYN, from the coding sequence ATGATCGAAATTACGATTGACAAATCGAACGATGGGCTCATTCATGCGTTTACGATAAGCGGTCATGCTCTTTTTGCAAATAGTGGGAATGATATCGTGTGTGCTGGAGTATCAGCTGTTTCTTTTGGGAGCATCAATGCGGTTATTTCACTTACTGGTATAACTCCTATTATAAAGCAAGGGAAAGATGGAGGTTTTATTTCTTGTGCGATTCCTGAAAATATTTCGGAAGAAACAAGAGCTAAAATTCAACTTCTTTTAGAAGGAATGATTGTATCTTTAGAAACAATTGAAAGAGACTATGGTAAATACGTAACTATCACTTATAATTAA
- the safA gene encoding SafA/ExsA family spore coat assembly protein has protein sequence MKIHIVQKGDTLWKIAKKYGVNFEELKSLNSQLSNTDMIMPGMKIKVPTSGGSIKKEAPIMGTKKEMPIAMKPIVKEAPKKEMPVKEMPVKEMPVKEMPVKEMPKKEIPKKEAPKEKPYTPKMPTPIIPEIDVTNYYSMNMTNIDVDVDVELEEKKVQPPPIPAPVLPKQEPIQQEVCPPIVPYQPYCYEVSPMMPGSGFPPGVCPPVGVPVEQVAPQAYPTLPGVEYTEKHKWEESSSSYSPYTNGGFQAPAHGNHVPQEYYQQPLVQYGQMPVEHHHHKGEESSYVAGTAYQPYAPTHTEPVQPSYNLPYKEDCGCGAPSFPQAAYPSDLAQGYGAAPQGFGPEIGGYPPAGGFNPGIGMGAIPQGFGPEIGGYPPAGGFNPGIGMGAIPPQGFGPEMGGYPPAGGFNPGIGMGVMPPQGFGPEMGGYPPAGGFNPGIGMGAMPPQGFGPEMGGYPPAGGFNPGMGMGAMPQGFGPEMGGYPMSPTPYPQGVSGNTPMPYPVENTGLVQDAPSYEGSIAQPVSPELTPPVYGPGGNAPVFTPAYNQNMGQPPFMNPYGVNQGTPFGMPRYQEDESSDL, from the coding sequence GTGAAGATCCATATTGTTCAGAAGGGGGATACTCTTTGGAAAATTGCCAAAAAATATGGGGTGAATTTCGAAGAGTTAAAATCGTTAAATTCCCAATTGAGTAATACAGATATGATTATGCCCGGCATGAAAATTAAAGTCCCTACTTCAGGAGGAAGTATAAAGAAAGAAGCTCCTATTATGGGAACGAAAAAAGAAATGCCGATAGCGATGAAGCCAATTGTGAAGGAAGCGCCTAAAAAGGAAATGCCTGTTAAAGAAATGCCTGTTAAAGAAATGCCTGTTAAAGAAATGCCTGTTAAAGAAATGCCCAAAAAAGAAATACCGAAAAAAGAAGCTCCAAAGGAAAAACCATACACGCCAAAAATGCCTACTCCAATCATACCAGAAATAGATGTTACTAATTATTATTCCATGAATATGACAAATATTGATGTGGATGTTGATGTGGAATTGGAAGAAAAAAAAGTTCAACCACCACCAATACCTGCACCAGTTTTGCCAAAACAGGAACCAATTCAACAAGAAGTATGTCCGCCAATTGTTCCTTATCAACCGTATTGTTATGAAGTGTCTCCAATGATGCCAGGAAGCGGTTTTCCTCCGGGAGTGTGCCCTCCAGTAGGAGTACCGGTTGAACAAGTAGCGCCTCAAGCCTATCCAACACTTCCTGGGGTAGAATATACAGAAAAACACAAATGGGAAGAGTCCTCCTCTTCTTACTCTCCGTATACAAATGGAGGATTTCAGGCACCTGCCCATGGTAATCATGTGCCACAAGAGTATTATCAACAACCATTAGTTCAGTATGGACAGATGCCTGTTGAACATCACCACCATAAAGGAGAAGAATCATCTTATGTAGCCGGTACAGCATATCAACCATATGCTCCTACTCACACAGAGCCAGTTCAACCTTCCTATAATCTTCCTTATAAAGAGGATTGTGGATGTGGTGCTCCATCATTTCCACAAGCAGCTTATCCAAGCGATTTAGCCCAAGGTTATGGAGCAGCACCACAAGGATTCGGTCCAGAAATAGGAGGATATCCACCAGCAGGAGGGTTTAATCCAGGAATAGGAATGGGAGCAATACCACAAGGATTCGGTCCAGAAATAGGAGGATACCCACCAGCAGGAGGGTTTAATCCAGGAATAGGAATGGGAGCAATACCACCACAAGGATTCGGTCCAGAAATGGGAGGATACCCACCAGCAGGAGGGTTTAATCCAGGAATAGGAATGGGAGTAATGCCACCACAAGGATTCGGTCCAGAAATGGGAGGATACCCACCAGCAGGAGGGTTTAATCCAGGAATAGGAATGGGAGCAATGCCACCACAAGGATTCGGTCCAGAAATGGGAGGATATCCACCGGCAGGAGGTTTTAATCCAGGTATGGGAATGGGAGCAATGCCACAAGGATTCGGTCCAGAAATGGGAGGATATCCAATGTCCCCAACTCCTTACCCTCAAGGAGTTAGTGGAAATACGCCAATGCCTTATCCAGTAGAAAACACTGGGCTAGTTCAAGATGCACCATCTTATGAAGGCAGTATTGCACAGCCAGTATCTCCAGAACTGACACCACCTGTATACGGACCTGGAGGAAATGCGCCAGTGTTTACGCCTGCTTATAATCAAAATATGGGCCAGCCACCATTTATGAATCCGTATGGCGTTAATCAAGGCACGCCATTTGGAATGCCAAGATACCAAGAGGACGAAAGCAGTGATCTATGA
- the minD gene encoding septum site-determining protein MinD: MGEAIVITSGKGGVGKTTTSANIGTALALQGKKVCLIDTDIGLRNLDVVMGLENRIIYDLVDVVEERCKIHQALVKDKRFDDLLYLLPAAQTSDKTAVRPNQMRELVLRLKQDYDYIIIDCPAGIEQGYQNAVAGADKAIVVTTPEVSSVRDADRVIGLLEKEEQMEPPMLVINRIRNHMVKNGDMLDIDEVTSHLSIDLLGIVADDDAVIRASNNGEPIALNPNSKSAIAYRNIARRILGETVPLQHLEEESKGVFAKIKTFFGAR; this comes from the coding sequence ATGGGAGAGGCAATTGTTATAACATCAGGTAAAGGTGGAGTTGGAAAGACGACCACTTCTGCAAACATTGGAACAGCGCTTGCGTTACAGGGAAAAAAAGTTTGTTTAATAGATACAGATATTGGCTTGCGAAATCTTGATGTCGTGATGGGATTAGAAAATCGCATTATTTATGATTTAGTGGATGTGGTCGAGGAAAGATGTAAAATTCATCAAGCGCTTGTTAAGGATAAACGATTTGATGATCTTTTATATTTGCTGCCAGCTGCACAAACGAGTGATAAAACAGCTGTAAGGCCAAATCAAATGAGGGAATTGGTTCTTCGTTTAAAACAGGATTATGATTATATTATAATAGATTGCCCTGCAGGAATAGAACAGGGGTACCAAAATGCTGTCGCTGGTGCAGACAAGGCCATTGTTGTTACTACTCCTGAAGTGTCTTCTGTTAGAGATGCAGATAGAGTAATTGGTTTACTAGAAAAAGAAGAGCAAATGGAACCACCAATGCTTGTTATCAATAGAATTAGAAATCATATGGTGAAAAATGGGGATATGTTAGATATTGATGAAGTAACTAGTCATCTTTCCATTGATTTATTAGGAATTGTTGCTGATGATGATGCGGTTATTAGAGCTTCTAATAACGGAGAACCTATCGCGTTAAATCCGAATAGCAAATCTGCGATTGCCTACCGTAATATCGCCAGAAGAATTTTAGGTGAAACCGTTCCTTTACAGCATTTAGAAGAGGAATCAAAAGGGGTTTTCGCTAAAATTAAGACATTCTTTGGTGCAAGATAA
- the obgE gene encoding GTPase ObgE, whose product MFVDQVKIYVKGGDGGNGMVAFRREKFVPKGGPAGGDGGKGADVIFQVEEGLRTLMDFRYQRHFKAPRGEHGMSKNQHGRNAKEMIVKVPPGTIVSDANTKEVIADLTEHGQQAVIARGGRGGRGNSRFASPSNPAPELSENGEPGQERDVTLELKVLADVGLVGFPSVGKSTLLSVVSAAKPKIADYHFTTIAPNLGMVETEDNRSFVMADLPGLIEGAHSGVGLGHQFLRHIERTRVIVHVIDMAAIEGRDPYEDYVTINNELQEYNLRLLERPQIIVANKMDMPDAEENLKVFKEKLEEDYPIFPVSALTRSGLRELLFSIADKLEDTPEFPLEEVEEEAGIHRVVYKHEVDERQFYITRDPDGSFVLSGEGIEKLFKMTDFSRDESVRRFSRQMRGMGIDEALRQRGAKDGDIVKLMEYEFEFID is encoded by the coding sequence ATGTTTGTGGATCAGGTAAAGATTTATGTGAAGGGCGGAGATGGCGGAAACGGTATGGTAGCCTTTCGCCGAGAAAAATTTGTCCCTAAGGGTGGTCCTGCTGGTGGAGATGGCGGGAAAGGAGCAGACGTAATATTCCAAGTCGAAGAAGGTCTGCGCACGTTGATGGATTTTCGTTATCAACGTCATTTTAAGGCTCCGCGTGGAGAACATGGAATGTCTAAGAATCAGCATGGTCGTAATGCGAAAGAGATGATTGTCAAAGTTCCGCCTGGTACGATTGTATCTGATGCGAATACGAAAGAAGTAATTGCTGATTTAACAGAACATGGCCAGCAAGCGGTCATCGCCCGTGGTGGTCGTGGGGGAAGAGGAAACTCTCGCTTTGCAAGCCCATCAAACCCGGCACCTGAATTATCAGAAAATGGGGAACCAGGGCAAGAAAGAGATGTTACACTAGAGTTAAAGGTACTGGCAGATGTTGGGTTGGTCGGTTTTCCTAGTGTCGGTAAATCTACATTGCTTTCTGTTGTATCGGCAGCAAAACCAAAAATTGCAGATTATCATTTTACGACAATCGCGCCTAATTTAGGAATGGTGGAGACAGAAGATAATAGAAGTTTTGTAATGGCAGATTTGCCTGGATTAATTGAAGGAGCACATTCTGGTGTTGGATTAGGGCATCAGTTCCTCCGTCATATAGAACGTACAAGAGTTATTGTCCATGTCATTGATATGGCTGCTATTGAAGGCAGAGATCCATATGAAGACTATGTGACGATTAACAACGAGTTGCAAGAATACAATCTTCGCTTATTGGAAAGACCGCAAATCATTGTGGCTAATAAAATGGACATGCCAGATGCTGAGGAAAATTTAAAAGTATTTAAAGAAAAATTGGAAGAAGACTATCCAATTTTTCCTGTGTCTGCTTTAACAAGATCTGGTTTACGCGAACTTCTTTTCTCTATTGCGGATAAATTAGAGGATACTCCTGAGTTCCCATTAGAGGAAGTAGAAGAAGAAGCAGGAATTCACCGCGTTGTCTATAAGCATGAAGTAGACGAGCGTCAATTCTATATTACAAGAGATCCAGATGGAAGCTTTGTTCTTTCTGGAGAAGGCATTGAAAAGCTATTTAAGATGACAGATTTCTCTCGTGATGAGTCAGTTCGCAGATTCTCTCGTCAAATGCGCGGAATGGGTATTGATGAAGCACTGCGCCAACGCGGAGCAAAAGATGGAGATATAGTAAAATTAATGGAATATGAATTCGAATTTATTGATTAA
- a CDS encoding ACT domain-containing protein, giving the protein MKESKLDHKFFLVREDVLSEAMRKTLDAKELLERGKAESVHEAVKKVDLSRSAFYKYRDTIFPFHTIVKEKLITLFFYIEDRSGTLSKLLSVVASAGCNVLTIHQTIPLQGRANVTLSLNTAEMQISIDMLLERLRMLEFVEKVDVLSSGG; this is encoded by the coding sequence ATGAAAGAAAGTAAACTGGATCATAAATTTTTTTTAGTAAGAGAAGATGTGCTTTCAGAAGCTATGCGCAAAACATTGGATGCGAAAGAACTATTGGAAAGAGGAAAAGCAGAATCGGTGCATGAGGCAGTCAAAAAAGTAGATTTAAGTCGCAGTGCATTTTATAAATATCGCGATACAATCTTTCCTTTCCACACAATAGTAAAAGAAAAATTGATTACATTATTCTTTTATATCGAAGATCGATCGGGTACCTTATCCAAACTACTAAGTGTTGTTGCATCAGCTGGGTGCAATGTACTGACTATTCATCAAACCATTCCGCTACAAGGAAGAGCGAATGTTACCCTTTCACTAAATACAGCAGAGATGCAGATATCCATTGATATGCTGCTTGAGCGTTTGCGTATGCTCGAATTTGTAGAGAAAGTCGATGTTTTAAGCTCAGGGGGATAA
- the rpmA gene encoding 50S ribosomal protein L27, which yields MLRLDLQFFASKKGVGSTKNGRDSISKRLGAKRADGQLVTGGSILYRQRGTKIYPGVNVGRGGDDTLFAKVDGIVKFERLGRDRKQVSVYPVAQEA from the coding sequence ATGTTAAGATTAGATCTTCAGTTTTTTGCATCTAAAAAAGGGGTAGGTTCTACTAAAAACGGACGTGACTCCATTTCTAAACGTTTAGGAGCTAAACGCGCAGATGGTCAATTAGTAACTGGTGGAAGCATTCTTTACCGTCAACGCGGTACAAAAATCTATCCAGGAGTAAACGTTGGTCGTGGTGGCGATGATACACTATTCGCAAAAGTTGACGGAATCGTTAAATTTGAGCGTCTTGGTCGTGATCGCAAACAAGTTAGCGTATACCCAGTAGCACAAGAAGCATAA
- the pheA gene encoding prephenate dehydratase, protein MKVGYLGPKATFTNMAVNQQFPGVESIPFLTIPNCLDAVMEDKVDVALVPVENTLEGSVNITLDYLIHEVSLPIHGEVTVPIKQHLMVHPHRKEKWRDIDVMYSHSHAIAQCHKFIHTQFNGITCEYTTSTAAAAQFIKENPNINGAAIGNLLTAEEYGLEIVKHHIHDSNNNHTRFLILSKNPVHYPETTSTFSGYKTSLMVTLPSDRSGALHQVLSAFAWRKLNLVKIESRPTKTGLGNYFFLIDLDRKMDDVLIPGAIAELEAIGCEVKTLGSYPFYMIEK, encoded by the coding sequence GTGAAAGTAGGCTACTTAGGTCCAAAAGCAACGTTTACAAATATGGCGGTAAATCAACAATTCCCTGGGGTGGAATCCATTCCCTTTTTAACCATTCCGAATTGCCTTGATGCTGTAATGGAAGATAAAGTAGATGTAGCTTTAGTACCGGTTGAGAATACATTAGAGGGCTCTGTCAATATCACCCTAGATTACTTAATTCATGAAGTATCTTTACCGATTCATGGGGAAGTGACGGTTCCCATTAAACAACATTTAATGGTCCATCCGCATCGCAAAGAGAAATGGAGAGATATCGATGTAATGTATAGTCATTCACATGCAATCGCTCAATGTCATAAATTTATACATACACAATTTAACGGAATTACTTGTGAATATACGACTTCCACAGCAGCTGCTGCACAGTTTATTAAGGAAAATCCAAATATAAATGGTGCTGCGATTGGGAATTTGTTGACTGCGGAAGAATATGGGCTTGAAATAGTGAAACATCATATCCATGATTCAAATAATAACCATACTAGATTTCTCATTTTATCAAAAAATCCTGTTCATTATCCAGAAACGACAAGTACTTTTTCAGGTTATAAAACAAGTCTAATGGTCACTCTTCCTTCTGATCGCTCTGGTGCGCTACATCAAGTGCTTTCTGCTTTTGCTTGGAGAAAATTAAACTTGGTGAAAATTGAATCAAGACCAACAAAGACTGGATTAGGAAATTATTTCTTTTTAATTGATTTAGATAGAAAAATGGATGACGTGTTAATACCAGGTGCTATTGCTGAACTTGAAGCAATTGGATGTGAAGTAAAGACACTTGGGAGTTACCCTTTTTATATGATAGAAAAGTAA
- a CDS encoding Spo0B C-terminal domain-containing protein: MNKDWNTIEFLRHVRHDWLNKIQLIKGNLDLNKPDRVKEIINEIITETKQEAKLSNLDIPQFATKLLIANWENYYFRLEYEVLAEEKCQVTEDEVLSEWTTLFFQMLNQYIKPFADNHLFISIHSMVEGIRLYIDFNGILLDRETMSQFLQQQFSKQLTLKNIEISEEELVFEVWMNREQTGK; the protein is encoded by the coding sequence ATGAATAAAGACTGGAATACGATAGAGTTTTTAAGACATGTTCGCCATGATTGGCTAAATAAAATCCAATTGATTAAAGGGAATTTGGACTTGAATAAACCGGATCGGGTAAAAGAAATTATTAATGAGATTATTACAGAGACAAAGCAAGAAGCAAAATTATCTAATTTAGATATTCCGCAATTTGCAACAAAATTATTAATTGCAAACTGGGAAAATTATTATTTTCGGTTAGAATATGAAGTGTTGGCAGAAGAAAAATGTCAAGTTACAGAAGATGAAGTGCTTTCCGAATGGACAACATTGTTTTTTCAAATGTTAAATCAATATATTAAACCTTTCGCGGATAATCACTTATTCATTTCCATTCATTCAATGGTAGAGGGAATACGATTGTATATTGATTTTAACGGTATACTATTAGATAGAGAAACGATGTCTCAATTTCTCCAGCAACAGTTTTCCAAGCAATTGACTTTGAAAAATATAGAGATTAGTGAGGAAGAACTGGTTTTTGAAGTCTGGATGAATAGAGAGCAAACAGGTAAATAA
- a CDS encoding M50 family metallopeptidase → MNRFVSVFKHLHIHPLLWVVIAIGVMTAHFYELCLLILIIFVHELGHAFAAAFFSWRIKKISLLPFGGVAEMDEHGNRPLREEAIVILSGPLQHIWLVGLGFLLWQGGILTDSLYQTFIQYNMMIFFFNILPIWPLDGGKLLFLLFSLKKSFPKSHKLTLYLSIMGVFLFLLIVLFIMPANLNAWIIISFLLFSIYYEWKQRRFLFMRFLLERYYGKTNELRKLLPLEVQEEDYLLDVLERFHRGCKHPIIVKTKGKENTILDENELLHAYFKEKNVTAKIKDILYVL, encoded by the coding sequence TTGAATAGGTTCGTAAGCGTCTTTAAGCACCTTCATATCCATCCACTATTATGGGTTGTCATTGCCATCGGGGTAATGACTGCCCATTTTTATGAACTATGTTTATTAATTCTGATTATTTTTGTTCATGAACTAGGTCATGCGTTTGCTGCTGCTTTTTTTTCATGGAGAATAAAGAAAATATCTTTATTACCTTTTGGTGGAGTGGCAGAGATGGATGAACATGGAAATAGACCTTTACGGGAGGAAGCAATCGTGATTCTTTCTGGTCCTTTGCAGCATATATGGCTTGTTGGGCTAGGCTTTCTTTTATGGCAAGGAGGCATTTTGACAGATTCCTTGTATCAGACCTTTATTCAATATAATATGATGATTTTTTTCTTTAATATACTGCCGATATGGCCGTTAGATGGTGGTAAACTGCTGTTTCTTTTATTTTCCCTAAAAAAGTCCTTTCCTAAGTCCCATAAATTAACACTTTATCTATCCATAATGGGTGTTTTTTTATTTCTTTTAATCGTTCTCTTTATAATGCCAGCGAATTTAAATGCATGGATTATTATTAGCTTCTTACTTTTCTCTATTTATTATGAATGGAAACAAAGAAGATTCTTATTCATGCGATTTTTGCTGGAACGATATTATGGAAAAACAAATGAATTGCGAAAATTACTGCCATTAGAAGTCCAAGAAGAGGACTATTTATTAGATGTATTAGAACGGTTTCATCGAGGATGTAAGCATCCAATAATCGTAAAAACAAAGGGCAAAGAAAATACAATTCTTGATGAAAATGAGCTATTACATGCCTATTTTAAAGAGAAGAACGTTACAGCGAAGATAAAGGATATATTATACGTATTATAG
- the rplU gene encoding 50S ribosomal protein L21, translating into MYAIIETGGKQIKVEEGQAIYIEKLNGEAGDTVTFDKVLFVGGENVKVGSPVVEGATVTAKVEKQGRQKKIIVFKYKAKKNYHKKQGHRQPYTKVVIEKINA; encoded by the coding sequence ATGTACGCAATTATTGAAACAGGCGGAAAACAAATCAAAGTTGAAGAAGGTCAAGCTATCTACATCGAGAAATTAAACGGTGAAGCTGGTGACACTGTTACTTTTGATAAAGTTCTTTTCGTTGGCGGAGAAAATGTAAAAGTAGGAAGCCCAGTTGTTGAAGGAGCTACTGTTACAGCTAAAGTTGAAAAACAAGGCCGTCAAAAGAAAATCATCGTTTTCAAATACAAAGCGAAGAAAAATTATCATAAAAAGCAAGGTCATCGTCAACCTTACACTAAAGTTGTTATCGAAAAGATCAACGCTTAA
- a CDS encoding Rne/Rng family ribonuclease has protein sequence MMLNQVIVNLKTRENRFVYLIDGKVEKIYVQQPQFKTTVGNIYLGQVTKVVPGMNAAFVEIGAGKGAYLPREKMASFVRNEGTLEEKKKKSVSSYVKQGERVLVQVMKDAAGPKGAKITGIIEMTGEHIVYMPYGRYVAVSKKINSSTSQKHLRSFGIRIKSEAEGLIFRTSAANCSEEELIKELEVLRQEYKDLEQRATQKKIMLLQENNEFTKQLYYLFQQMKEGEVIVDRVEERKQWQTMFPHLTVSYHQGNEEIFSHYHVDTEIEKALKRIVWLSNGAYMIIDQAEAATIIDVNTGKYEGKHQLEHTVFQTNSLAAKEVARQIRLRDLSGIILIDFIDMKVEEEKKVIAIMEKELTADNRQSKVIGFTSLGILQVTRKKTMKSLSETIQSKCTVCEGTGLVKSAESMAFQLERELWEYRNRDIEVVEIKAAQDVHHFFIGEGSIHKKRLEEVLGFTIKIEVAEFPKPDYTIRMVK, from the coding sequence ATGATGTTGAATCAAGTAATCGTTAATCTGAAGACTAGAGAAAATAGATTTGTTTATCTAATAGATGGAAAAGTAGAAAAAATATATGTTCAGCAGCCTCAATTTAAAACGACTGTTGGAAATATTTATTTGGGACAAGTGACAAAAGTTGTTCCAGGAATGAATGCTGCCTTTGTTGAAATTGGGGCAGGGAAAGGAGCCTATTTGCCGAGAGAAAAAATGGCTTCCTTTGTCCGGAACGAAGGGACTTTAGAAGAGAAAAAGAAGAAAAGTGTCTCTAGCTATGTTAAACAAGGAGAACGGGTACTTGTTCAAGTAATGAAAGATGCAGCTGGACCAAAGGGCGCAAAAATAACGGGCATTATTGAGATGACTGGGGAACATATTGTGTATATGCCTTATGGCAGATACGTAGCAGTATCGAAAAAAATTAACTCTAGCACTTCACAAAAACACTTAAGAAGTTTTGGAATACGTATAAAATCAGAAGCGGAAGGCTTGATTTTTCGCACATCTGCAGCAAACTGTTCAGAAGAAGAATTAATAAAGGAACTGGAAGTATTACGTCAGGAATATAAGGATTTGGAACAAAGAGCTACACAAAAGAAAATAATGCTTTTACAAGAAAATAATGAATTTACGAAACAGCTATATTATCTTTTTCAGCAAATGAAAGAGGGAGAAGTCATTGTAGATAGAGTGGAAGAACGAAAGCAATGGCAAACGATGTTCCCGCATTTAACAGTTTCCTATCATCAAGGAAATGAAGAGATTTTCTCTCATTATCATGTAGACACGGAAATAGAGAAGGCGTTGAAAAGAATTGTGTGGCTAAGCAACGGCGCCTATATGATTATTGACCAGGCAGAAGCTGCAACCATTATAGACGTAAATACAGGCAAATATGAAGGGAAGCATCAATTAGAGCATACTGTGTTTCAGACCAATAGTCTTGCTGCGAAAGAAGTAGCAAGACAAATTAGATTAAGAGATCTATCCGGAATCATATTAATTGATTTTATTGATATGAAAGTAGAGGAAGAAAAGAAAGTTATTGCTATTATGGAGAAGGAACTAACGGCGGATAATAGACAATCGAAAGTAATTGGATTTACTTCACTAGGGATATTGCAAGTAACACGAAAGAAAACGATGAAGTCCTTATCTGAAACGATTCAAAGTAAGTGTACGGTTTGTGAAGGTACAGGACTCGTGAAGAGTGCAGAGAGTATGGCTTTTCAATTAGAAAGAGAGCTATGGGAATATCGGAATAGGGATATTGAGGTTGTGGAAATTAAAGCAGCGCAAGACGTCCATCATTTTTTTATCGGAGAAGGAAGTATTCATAAAAAACGGTTAGAGGAAGTATTAGGTTTTACAATAAAAATCGAAGTAGCTGAATTTCCAAAACCAGATTATACAATTCGAATGGTTAAATGA